A window of Vibrio gazogenes genomic DNA:
TTGTACGCCAAGCGCACTGAGTCCGGTGATTTTGAGTTAACCATCGCCATTGCGGATCCAACCGCTTACATCACGCCTGATGATCAGATGGATAAAGTTGCCCGTGAACGTGGTTTTACAATTTACCTGCCGGGACGCAATATTCCGATGCTCCCGAGAGAGCTCGCTGACAACTTATGTTCACTGCGGGAAGGTGAGATCCGCCCAGCCCTGTGCTGTACAGTCACTGTCGCTCAGGATGGCACCCTGCAAGATGATATCCGCTTTTTCTCAGCACACATTCAATCTCATGCTCGTTTGGTTTACGATCATGTTTCAGACTGGCTGGAACTCGGTAAGTCGAGTGATTGGACACCTTCCGATGACATTGCTCAGGTCGTCCGAGATCTATATGCCTTTTCTCAGGCGCGTAGCTCATGGCGAGAAACGCACGCAGTGGTCTTCCCCGACAGACCGGATTATCGTTTTGAACTCAGTGAAGATAACGATGTGATTGCCATTCATGCCGATATGCGCCGCAGTGCCAACCGTCTGGTTGAGGAAGCAATGGTGACGGCGAACGTCTGTGCCGGTAAAGTGCTTCAGCAACAATTCGGGACGGGTGTATTTAACGTCCACGACGGGTTTAAAACTGAACGGATTGCGGATGTGATTACGCTGATTACCGAACACGGCATGAGTGAGCACACCGATGAAACGGTCAAAACACTCACAGGGTTTTCCTCACTACGTCGTTGGCTTGCTACCCAAGACACCAGCTATTTGGATAACCGTATTCGGAAATTCCAAAGCTATAGTGAAATCAGTAATCAACCGGCACCACATTTTGCCATGGGGCTGGACGTCTATGCGACATGGACATCCCCGATTCGTAAATATGGCGATATGATCAATCACCGCTTACTGAAGTCTTATATTATGGGTAAACCACCAGTGCAATTACCGGATGAACTGGTTGGTGAAGAGCTGGCGATTCATCGGAAGCATCATAAGATTGCAGAAAGAAGTGTCAGTGACTGGCTTTATGCCCGGACCTTAGCTGAAGAGCCGCAGAAGCAAACACGCTACCATGCGGAAATCTTTGATATCAACCGTGCCGGCATGCGGATCAGATTACTCGAAAATGGAGCCACCGCATTTGTTCCTGCCCCACTGATCATGGCTAACAAAGAACGTATCGAGTGCCATGCAGATCAAGGTTATATCTACATTGATAAAGCATTGGTGTATAAACTGGGCGATACACTTGAAGTCACACTCAATGAAGTGAATCAAGAAAACCGGAACATCATTGCCAAACCAACTGCCGTTTTTGCTGAGCCGCCTCAAAGCGACGTATCAGAAACAGCTTGATGCTATATTCAAGCTTACGGCTACGATTGAAGTAGCCGTGAGTGGCGTCTAATCGCCGACATGATTTAACATCTATTTTGCATAAAAAAGGTATTCATATGAATACCTTTT
This region includes:
- the rnb gene encoding exoribonuclease II; amino-acid sequence: MFQDNPLLAQLKQQIQENLPKKEGTIKATDKGFGFLEIDSKNSIFIPPPYMKKSMHGDKVIAIIRTENERDVAEPQELLEPALSRFIGRVKLHKGKLNVAPDHPQLKKQPLKAKVRKGLDPNTIAENDWVVAQLTRHPLKGDNGFFVEITHKITDADDKIAPWWVTLAANDLPNQEPEGIENWELKDDPALARVDLTDIPFVTIDGASTQDMDDALYAKRTESGDFELTIAIADPTAYITPDDQMDKVARERGFTIYLPGRNIPMLPRELADNLCSLREGEIRPALCCTVTVAQDGTLQDDIRFFSAHIQSHARLVYDHVSDWLELGKSSDWTPSDDIAQVVRDLYAFSQARSSWRETHAVVFPDRPDYRFELSEDNDVIAIHADMRRSANRLVEEAMVTANVCAGKVLQQQFGTGVFNVHDGFKTERIADVITLITEHGMSEHTDETVKTLTGFSSLRRWLATQDTSYLDNRIRKFQSYSEISNQPAPHFAMGLDVYATWTSPIRKYGDMINHRLLKSYIMGKPPVQLPDELVGEELAIHRKHHKIAERSVSDWLYARTLAEEPQKQTRYHAEIFDINRAGMRIRLLENGATAFVPAPLIMANKERIECHADQGYIYIDKALVYKLGDTLEVTLNEVNQENRNIIAKPTAVFAEPPQSDVSETA